A single genomic interval of Rhodopirellula bahusiensis harbors:
- a CDS encoding response regulator, producing MTTKTVFTTGEAAKICKVSQQTIIRCFDNGSLKGFRVPGSKFRRIPREQLFLFMKDNGIPTDALESGKKKLLIVDDDQDLVDLMQDGFQRDARFDIRTANNGFDAGMGVKEFRPDLVILDVMLPDINGKEVCQRVRSDPSMDTVKILCISGMVEHSKVDGLKAAGANDFMQKPFSIDDLVGRACNLLEMDRGVIG from the coding sequence ATGACCACAAAAACGGTATTCACGACTGGCGAAGCAGCCAAGATCTGCAAAGTCAGCCAACAGACGATCATCCGTTGTTTCGACAACGGTTCGCTGAAGGGTTTCCGGGTCCCAGGAAGTAAATTCCGGCGGATCCCCCGCGAGCAATTGTTCTTGTTCATGAAGGACAATGGGATCCCGACCGACGCCTTGGAAAGCGGCAAGAAAAAGCTGCTGATCGTCGATGACGACCAAGATCTGGTCGACTTGATGCAGGACGGATTCCAACGTGACGCACGTTTCGACATCCGTACTGCGAACAACGGTTTCGACGCTGGGATGGGTGTGAAAGAGTTTCGCCCCGACCTCGTGATTCTCGACGTCATGCTTCCCGATATCAACGGGAAAGAAGTCTGCCAACGAGTCCGCAGTGATCCTTCGATGGACACCGTGAAGATTCTTTGCATCTCGGGAATGGTCGAGCACAGCAAGGTCGACGGTTTGAAAGCCGCCGGTGCCAACGACTTCATGCAGAAGCCGTTCTCGATTGACGATTTGGTCGGCCGCGCTTGCAATTTGCTCGAAATGGATCGCGGTGTCATCGGCTGA
- a CDS encoding zinc-binding alcohol dehydrogenase family protein — MKALQLSAPKQWEQIDIDEPSSPAAGEALVRIHRVGVCGTDLGGYLGKFPFFSYPRIPGHELGVEVLAVGEGVENVKVGDRCSVEPYINCRKCYSCERGLTNCCESHQTLGVMCDGGLTEKMILPARKLHPANNLSYEQSALVETLAIGCHAIDRANVTEKDTVLVIGSGPIGLSAIEFARVAGANVIVADLSQTRLDFVTEKMGVTNTIQFDGSEADIEKLEAMTQGRRADVVVDATGNHHSMRRALEMAAFGGRVVYVGITQQDLQFPHAPFLHRRELTILASRNALTRDFSRIIQLIESGVIDTDPWITHHAKFEEVIESFPAWTDPESGVVKAVIHVS, encoded by the coding sequence ATGAAAGCGTTGCAACTGAGTGCTCCCAAACAGTGGGAGCAAATCGACATCGACGAACCATCGTCGCCAGCTGCTGGTGAAGCGTTGGTACGGATTCACCGCGTCGGTGTTTGCGGGACTGACTTGGGCGGCTACCTCGGCAAATTCCCATTCTTCTCGTACCCGCGAATTCCCGGCCATGAACTGGGTGTGGAAGTCCTCGCGGTTGGCGAAGGCGTCGAAAACGTGAAAGTCGGCGATCGCTGCAGTGTTGAGCCCTACATCAATTGCCGAAAGTGTTACTCGTGCGAGCGTGGTTTGACGAACTGCTGCGAGTCACACCAAACGCTCGGTGTGATGTGCGACGGTGGGCTAACCGAAAAGATGATTTTGCCGGCCCGCAAACTGCATCCAGCCAACAACCTTTCGTACGAGCAATCAGCGCTCGTTGAAACGTTGGCCATTGGCTGTCACGCGATCGATCGTGCAAACGTGACCGAAAAAGACACTGTGTTGGTGATTGGTTCGGGCCCGATTGGATTGTCCGCGATCGAGTTCGCTCGTGTGGCAGGCGCCAACGTCATCGTCGCGGACCTCAGCCAAACGCGGTTGGATTTCGTCACGGAGAAGATGGGCGTCACCAACACGATTCAGTTCGATGGATCGGAAGCCGACATCGAAAAGCTGGAAGCGATGACGCAAGGCCGCCGTGCCGATGTGGTCGTCGATGCTACCGGCAACCACCATTCCATGCGACGTGCGTTGGAGATGGCGGCGTTCGGCGGACGAGTCGTCTACGTCGGGATCACTCAGCAAGACTTGCAGTTCCCGCACGCACCGTTCTTACATCGTCGCGAGTTGACGATCCTTGCCAGCCGCAACGCGTTGACTCGCGATTTTTCTCGCATCATTCAGTTGATCGAGTCCGGCGTCATCGACACTGATCCTTGGATCACGCACCACGCGAAATTCGAAGAAGTGATCGAGTCCTTCCCGGCTTGGACAGATCCCGAATCGGGTGTCGTGAAAGCCGTGATTCACGTTTCCTAA
- a CDS encoding tagaturonate epimerase family protein, which produces MLTIEKYSFGVGDRFAHQAAAQLRSFTRLAEKGIHVAPVWNKSNREHTFVDSQPQSVHDAAAAAVEKLAFDRPWHVDADHIGLQTVEPFLPCSDFFTLDVADSIGKPADPADIDAFVAKHSELIGTLELEGLSAPLTITEEDVRRVAGQYMLATKEAGEIDRHIASVKGEGNYIAEVSMDETDEPQTPPELLIILAMLADENIRVQTIAPKFTGRFNKGVDYVGDLAQFEREFNDDVAVLAHAVKAYGLPEVLKLSVHSGSDKFSLYPIIRDCLKRTGAGVHLKTAGTTWLEEIIGLAEAGGDGLALAKEIYVYALEHVDELCAPYASVIDIDRSQLPDSAAVEKLDGPAFAELIRHIPSNPNFNANVRQLLHVSFKVAAKAGARYTDLLKSNEEIVGQQVTENIYDRHLLALFIDEDGKAIGTGA; this is translated from the coding sequence TTGCTAACGATCGAGAAATACTCCTTCGGCGTCGGTGACCGTTTCGCCCACCAAGCGGCCGCTCAACTGCGTTCCTTCACTCGTTTGGCCGAAAAGGGCATTCACGTCGCTCCGGTTTGGAATAAATCCAATCGCGAGCACACCTTCGTTGACTCGCAACCACAAAGCGTGCACGACGCTGCCGCCGCCGCCGTCGAAAAGCTCGCCTTCGATCGCCCTTGGCACGTGGACGCGGATCACATCGGTTTGCAAACCGTCGAACCGTTCCTGCCTTGCTCGGACTTCTTCACGCTCGACGTTGCTGACTCGATCGGCAAACCCGCTGACCCAGCCGACATCGACGCTTTCGTTGCCAAGCACAGCGAACTGATCGGAACGCTGGAACTGGAAGGTCTCTCCGCTCCGCTGACCATCACTGAAGAAGACGTTCGTCGCGTCGCGGGTCAGTACATGCTGGCAACCAAGGAAGCGGGCGAGATCGATCGTCATATTGCTTCCGTCAAAGGCGAAGGCAACTACATCGCCGAAGTTTCGATGGACGAAACCGACGAACCGCAAACGCCACCCGAGTTGTTGATCATCTTGGCGATGTTGGCCGACGAAAACATTCGCGTGCAAACCATCGCACCGAAGTTCACCGGTCGATTCAACAAAGGCGTCGACTACGTTGGTGACTTGGCTCAATTCGAACGCGAATTCAATGATGACGTTGCCGTGCTGGCTCACGCCGTCAAAGCGTACGGCTTGCCCGAAGTTCTGAAGCTCAGCGTTCACAGCGGCAGCGACAAGTTCAGCTTGTACCCAATCATTCGCGATTGTCTGAAGCGAACCGGCGCGGGCGTTCACTTGAAAACCGCTGGCACGACTTGGTTGGAAGAGATCATCGGGTTGGCCGAAGCCGGTGGCGATGGGTTGGCACTTGCCAAAGAAATCTACGTTTATGCGTTGGAACACGTCGACGAACTCTGTGCTCCTTACGCCAGCGTCATCGACATCGACCGGTCGCAATTGCCTGATTCGGCAGCTGTCGAAAAGCTCGATGGACCAGCGTTCGCGGAACTGATTCGCCACATCCCTTCGAATCCGAACTTCAACGCCAACGTGCGTCAGTTGTTGCACGTGTCATTCAAGGTCGCTGCGAAAGCGGGCGCTCGTTACACGGATCTGCTGAAGTCCAACGAAGAGATCGTCGGCCAACAAGTCACCGAGAACATCTACGATCGCCACCTGTTGGCGTTGTTCATCGACGAAGATGGCAAAGCCATCGGAACGGGAGCCTGA
- a CDS encoding DUF1559 domain-containing protein, which translates to MKRLSTKRNGFTLVELLVVIAIIGVLVGLLLPAVQAAREAARRMSCSNNFKQMGLAMHNYHSAYNQLPIQGTGTYLPTTNANSDTFPGHNQRKLSVLVGMLPFIEQQGLWEMISNPHVPDPANPTQVWQAMGPGPWVAGYDPWVTNIPSYRCPSDPGQGLPALGRTNYGVNIGDAIKWTEWGVWRLTGGSWNQGHINEVSGSCRGFFVQRTNSKFRDILDGLSNTIAAGELLSDLGDRDARTLINVSNGWFPSGVRGSANACDNDIDPARPQFWATGISTENNGTRSRGARWASSDVPFTCINTMRGPNTPLCFGGGFDSTGQASPSSRHQGGAHVLMGDGAVRFITDSIDAGNANSSSVFTGNTDHPAGSASPYGLFGALGSRSAKETIGEF; encoded by the coding sequence ATGAAACGCTTGTCCACCAAGCGAAACGGATTCACTTTAGTCGAACTCCTAGTCGTGATCGCGATCATTGGCGTCCTGGTCGGGTTGCTGTTGCCTGCCGTCCAGGCAGCGCGTGAGGCCGCACGTCGCATGTCGTGCAGCAACAACTTTAAACAAATGGGGTTGGCTATGCACAACTACCATTCGGCATACAACCAGTTGCCGATCCAAGGCACCGGAACTTACCTTCCAACGACGAACGCAAACAGCGATACATTTCCCGGTCACAACCAGCGCAAGCTAAGCGTCCTGGTTGGAATGCTGCCTTTCATTGAGCAGCAAGGATTGTGGGAGATGATTAGCAACCCACACGTGCCCGATCCGGCCAATCCGACTCAGGTCTGGCAAGCGATGGGGCCTGGCCCTTGGGTTGCAGGTTACGATCCTTGGGTCACGAACATCCCTTCCTACCGATGCCCAAGCGATCCGGGCCAGGGTTTGCCGGCTCTTGGACGAACAAATTACGGCGTCAACATTGGCGATGCGATCAAATGGACCGAGTGGGGCGTCTGGCGTTTGACAGGTGGCTCCTGGAACCAAGGCCACATCAATGAAGTTTCCGGTAGTTGCCGTGGCTTTTTCGTTCAGCGAACGAACAGCAAGTTCCGCGACATCCTTGACGGTCTCTCAAACACGATCGCCGCTGGCGAGTTGCTGTCGGACTTGGGCGACCGAGATGCACGAACATTGATCAATGTCAGCAATGGCTGGTTCCCATCCGGTGTTCGCGGTTCGGCGAATGCCTGCGACAATGACATCGACCCAGCCCGTCCGCAGTTCTGGGCCACTGGAATCTCGACCGAGAACAATGGCACTCGTTCTCGCGGAGCACGTTGGGCCAGCAGCGATGTGCCGTTCACCTGCATCAATACTATGCGAGGTCCAAACACGCCGTTGTGCTTCGGCGGTGGCTTCGACTCAACCGGTCAAGCTTCTCCAAGCAGTCGTCATCAAGGTGGAGCTCACGTCTTGATGGGCGACGGTGCGGTTCGATTCATCACCGATTCAATTGACGCCGGTAACGCGAACAGCAGTTCGGTCTTCACTGGCAACACAGATCATCCAGCTGGATCAGCCAGCCCCTACGGGTTGTTTGGCGCACTCGGCAGCCGTTCGGCGAAGGAAACGATCGGGGAGTTTTAA
- a CDS encoding cupin domain-containing protein produces the protein MNLFDDVPSDLPSELVDVLAEGQSVRIERIVSTGHKTEPGTWYDQEQTEWVVVLRGEAKLSFDDGEITTMKTGDHILIPAHRRHRVEWTTPNEPTLWLAVFFD, from the coding sequence ATGAACTTGTTCGACGACGTTCCAAGCGACCTGCCATCGGAACTGGTCGACGTCTTGGCCGAGGGACAATCGGTTCGCATTGAACGGATAGTTTCCACCGGTCACAAAACGGAACCTGGGACCTGGTACGACCAAGAGCAAACCGAGTGGGTGGTCGTCCTTCGGGGCGAAGCCAAACTCAGCTTTGACGATGGTGAAATCACCACCATGAAAACGGGCGATCACATTCTCATTCCCGCACACCGTCGCCACCGAGTTGAGTGGACCACTCCGAACGAGCCCACACTCTGGCTGGCCGTCTTCTTTGACTAG
- a CDS encoding carboxypeptidase-like regulatory domain-containing protein: MTSWTLAAKRWSFAAFLMLAVVSLDSVGADENANQPGTEVQAFELQVVDLDGNVVPNASIEIRCRPRMAATDIVVGAFEKKGTYGVMVNADSNGVLRLQKKQFPKNISFSIVTEGFAPYWLALDQNKNAMPDSATAKIEPAWAVGGVVLDPGGRPIENAEVHPSLPFRMSPTATRSLHVGTSIKTDANGRWRYGHVPISKRDVTVAINHPQFGPLRTNLSRSEFESTAEQPSSGSVTLTQGLTLAGFVRDPEGNPIEDATVRTKFLNELREAKTDEFGRYQLTGCEQMHCRVVVFAKERALDMKEVHVRPGMEPVDFVLPPGGRVKVRVVDADGNGLPKTRIFLQRWRGRVGYFEFDHVDCYTDENGVWEWNEAPLDVFEADICPPGGMQLARQPIVAGDAEHLFQPPPLLVITGKVRDAESGEPITGFRVTPGHRNDNPSIGFDWYKREAYTSNSADYQVEFNRSGSGYVVRIEADGYRVAQSRDFQFDEGDVTFDFQMEPAESITGQIVDANGQPAAHAGLAISNHGAQISIQDGMFRDSSTYATRLAADIDGRFSLPVRDDPFHVVVIHDQGHAFLYSESIQADAPIELQPWSSLEGTYRIGAKPAANTRLTIFGGEFRSDHRNTGRVHASATTVTDGQGRYRHHRLFDGRGSISREIIMMVDDGAEEITSTPRVPFIIGAGENLELDLGGSGRSAIGQLQAPLNYPEPIIWSLATVHVNVRLTPPTPLVDRAKLQQKPGQWEAWLKTPPGLEYLASAEAYNRERSSATRFFATVGADGLFRIDDIPAGEYELRADLGQGQNGSIHGHKLSIPSSGESESRELVDLGIIQLE; this comes from the coding sequence ATGACCTCATGGACACTCGCTGCGAAACGCTGGTCGTTCGCCGCTTTTCTGATGCTGGCCGTGGTCAGTTTGGATTCCGTCGGAGCAGACGAAAACGCGAACCAGCCCGGAACCGAAGTGCAGGCGTTCGAACTGCAAGTCGTCGACTTGGATGGCAATGTCGTCCCCAACGCCAGCATTGAAATCCGGTGCCGCCCCAGAATGGCAGCCACCGACATCGTCGTGGGTGCGTTTGAAAAGAAGGGCACTTACGGCGTCATGGTCAACGCGGATTCCAATGGGGTTCTGCGTCTGCAGAAGAAGCAGTTCCCAAAGAACATTTCCTTTTCGATCGTGACGGAGGGTTTCGCTCCATATTGGCTTGCGTTGGATCAAAACAAAAATGCCATGCCCGATTCGGCGACCGCCAAAATTGAGCCTGCTTGGGCGGTGGGTGGAGTGGTGCTCGACCCGGGAGGTCGCCCCATCGAGAACGCGGAAGTGCATCCGAGTCTGCCATTTCGCATGTCACCAACAGCGACGAGATCGTTGCATGTTGGCACCTCAATAAAAACAGACGCGAACGGGCGTTGGCGGTATGGACATGTTCCCATCTCCAAACGTGACGTGACGGTCGCGATCAATCATCCCCAATTCGGCCCATTGAGAACCAATCTCTCTCGCAGTGAGTTTGAATCGACTGCGGAACAACCATCCTCGGGCAGCGTCACCTTGACGCAAGGGTTGACATTGGCCGGCTTTGTTCGCGATCCGGAAGGCAACCCGATTGAAGATGCGACGGTCCGAACCAAGTTCCTCAATGAGCTCCGCGAGGCGAAGACGGACGAGTTCGGTCGATATCAGCTAACCGGATGTGAGCAGATGCACTGCCGCGTCGTCGTGTTTGCCAAAGAACGTGCCTTGGATATGAAAGAGGTGCATGTCCGTCCGGGAATGGAACCGGTCGACTTTGTCTTGCCTCCGGGTGGGCGTGTCAAAGTCCGCGTCGTGGATGCCGATGGAAACGGGTTGCCGAAAACCAGGATCTTCCTGCAACGTTGGCGCGGCCGAGTCGGCTACTTTGAGTTCGACCACGTCGATTGCTACACCGACGAAAACGGCGTCTGGGAGTGGAACGAAGCTCCGCTCGATGTGTTCGAAGCGGACATCTGCCCGCCTGGCGGCATGCAGTTGGCCCGACAACCGATCGTTGCCGGTGATGCGGAACACCTGTTTCAACCTCCGCCGCTGTTGGTGATCACCGGCAAAGTGCGTGACGCAGAATCGGGGGAACCCATCACCGGATTTCGCGTGACTCCTGGGCATCGCAATGACAACCCCAGCATTGGATTCGACTGGTACAAGCGCGAGGCTTACACATCCAACTCGGCTGACTACCAAGTGGAATTCAATCGATCGGGCAGTGGCTACGTCGTTCGCATCGAAGCGGATGGATACCGCGTGGCTCAATCACGCGATTTCCAGTTTGACGAAGGCGACGTGACGTTTGACTTTCAAATGGAACCGGCTGAGAGCATCACCGGACAGATTGTTGACGCTAACGGTCAGCCCGCGGCTCATGCCGGCCTGGCAATTTCCAACCATGGAGCACAAATCTCGATCCAAGATGGAATGTTTCGAGATTCTTCCACTTACGCCACCCGATTGGCAGCCGATATCGATGGCCGATTCAGCCTGCCCGTTCGAGATGATCCCTTTCACGTGGTTGTGATTCACGATCAAGGCCACGCGTTCCTGTATTCGGAATCAATCCAAGCAGACGCCCCCATTGAGTTGCAGCCTTGGTCATCCCTGGAAGGCACCTATCGGATCGGTGCAAAGCCAGCGGCCAACACGAGGCTGACGATTTTCGGTGGGGAGTTTCGGTCGGATCACCGGAACACGGGTCGAGTTCACGCGAGTGCGACCACGGTGACGGATGGACAGGGCCGGTATCGCCACCACCGCCTGTTCGACGGGCGCGGGTCCATCAGTCGCGAAATCATCATGATGGTGGACGACGGAGCCGAGGAAATCACCTCGACTCCACGCGTGCCATTCATCATTGGGGCCGGAGAGAACTTGGAACTGGATTTGGGTGGTTCCGGTCGTTCAGCGATCGGCCAGTTGCAGGCTCCGCTAAACTATCCTGAACCGATAATTTGGAGCCTCGCGACGGTCCATGTCAACGTGCGTCTGACGCCACCGACTCCGCTTGTCGACCGCGCGAAGTTGCAGCAGAAACCGGGACAGTGGGAAGCTTGGTTGAAGACGCCACCCGGGCTGGAGTACCTCGCCAGCGCGGAAGCGTACAACCGAGAAAGATCGAGCGCGACTCGGTTTTTCGCAACGGTCGGCGCAGACGGCCTGTTCCGGATCGACGACATTCCTGCGGGCGAGTATGAACTGAGAGCGGATCTCGGACAGGGGCAAAACGGCTCCATCCACGGCCACAAATTGTCGATTCCTTCGTCGGGTGAATCAGAGTCCAGGGAGCTGGTTGATTTAGGAATCATTCAACTCGAGTGA
- a CDS encoding BlaI/MecI/CopY family transcriptional regulator, whose product MTKSTPPPLTESQREVMEIFWKHGEATVSEVREYLAGLGRHVARNTVQTTIVRLEAKGWAKHRECGRTFVYSAAQPQTRSLGVKVAQMVDRFFAGSPEDMVTALIEYRGLTEEEATRITAMIDEAAGKAKESAPKKTKSNSTQKRGR is encoded by the coding sequence ATGACGAAGTCCACACCGCCGCCGCTGACTGAATCCCAGCGGGAGGTCATGGAAATATTCTGGAAGCACGGCGAAGCCACCGTCAGTGAAGTGCGAGAGTACCTTGCTGGTCTCGGGCGTCACGTCGCACGCAACACAGTCCAAACAACAATCGTGCGTTTGGAGGCCAAGGGTTGGGCAAAGCATCGGGAATGCGGAAGGACGTTTGTTTACTCCGCCGCTCAACCCCAAACGCGATCTTTGGGCGTCAAGGTCGCTCAAATGGTGGACCGATTCTTCGCGGGGTCACCGGAGGACATGGTGACGGCGTTGATCGAATACCGCGGGCTCACGGAGGAAGAGGCGACGCGAATCACGGCGATGATTGACGAAGCAGCAGGAAAAGCGAAGGAGAGTGCTCCGAAGAAGACCAAGTCAAACTCCACCCAAAAGCGAGGTCGGTGA
- a CDS encoding M56 family metallopeptidase has translation MNLPSYGLSCVLFASLVSIAALTVNRLMHRFATARHGLLLSALVVILASPAWIALLRTPQVASRNPLSGLLVSERDTMVGGETNMLLPLRLDTPAETEVPDSMERHAEWLPSDEVSWEESAQTLQSNLPATSLAIQPAMTTGTSAESAVQANPLKDRIMRAARSVFPSLVAVSLLGTLFVLIRVFVGLVRLRQILRESTPVSSPRVRESFVEACERIGIRPDSVRLVVSDQVKIPIAARLIQSVVVLPREMVQDDSPSDLSQVLIHELAHVKRRDQWIVLLQHLASAIHWWNPLVHRLNRCLAEAREEICDNHVLVNCDAPSYCRTLLQITQRQSPSMVPFGAVGLFTSRWKLEQRIQSLLNANRIRATAMTWRARSCVAIGVLLVVAMGSQLAIPFVAVEAQVTGSSESPAKASVATQPTEDVEEPLQTSAFSGFVKDEFGRPIERAKVVAFYQLKEQREVASAVDTTDREGRFEFTDIPLTSPGLRSLFLSAYSSGCAIQSRHIRRSPASPPLEAARVDLEFELQPASLGVVDVVDEEGEPVAGAILTELHSKGEDSTVVYLHRDAWVQLGLPVPTSDANGRMEIPSISQASVYDVELVHPEFAKTPIWETPLSETPLTAVIEKGDPVKFVVTSPTDSGKIDEARVEVLVQEPGGISMVVCDVPESGVIETRLRDASSIITIKHPTLVSRSWYAYQTSKPTMEFSLHRTGTVRGRVVDTESGEGVENISVRFVANRRQHHLLRTNEEGYYDGEVAEGAYSVQIEDSQGQWKIPKDDRREIHVAANQTVQLKTFTATQSAPIQGRVLLESGEPVANAIVLQGFRQKPILTDTDGKFAVVRGSRMAQVVYAIHPTKKLSRVMSLPNEAKTLDMILAPEGSLRGIFIDSAGNALPDVPASLKMALSSRPNRGSTLSTIIRTRLTDGRGTVRFDGLMEGARYSLNANGKARSSFSERLQKSSRTYDVSTAPWEVVELKIPSALEAELNELARYQQAPGTIQPLRATNWLNGDPVDVVSGEADFRLIVFGRSKHSFQEANLVHQFYGDRGVQVVGVVGSRVSVPEIRDEWAASLDIPIAVDDSDAKIFSRYGVDINGGEFLYDGDGKFIERFDRGRDLLWIMRNHVLYRD, from the coding sequence ATGAACCTTCCATCTTATGGTCTCAGTTGCGTGCTATTCGCCAGTCTCGTTTCTATTGCGGCTTTGACCGTCAATCGATTGATGCATCGGTTTGCAACCGCTCGGCACGGTTTGCTTCTTTCCGCATTGGTGGTGATCCTTGCCAGCCCAGCCTGGATCGCTCTGTTGCGAACGCCTCAAGTCGCTTCTCGCAACCCGTTGTCGGGGCTGTTGGTCAGCGAACGCGACACGATGGTGGGCGGCGAAACCAACATGCTTTTGCCGTTGCGGTTGGATACGCCGGCCGAAACGGAAGTGCCTGATTCGATGGAGCGTCACGCAGAGTGGCTGCCTAGCGACGAGGTTTCGTGGGAGGAAAGTGCGCAAACGTTGCAAAGCAATCTGCCAGCGACTTCACTGGCGATCCAGCCCGCGATGACGACCGGAACGTCTGCTGAGTCTGCAGTCCAAGCAAACCCACTTAAAGATCGGATCATGCGTGCGGCGCGGTCGGTGTTTCCGTCACTGGTCGCGGTTTCGTTGCTTGGCACGCTCTTCGTGTTGATTCGTGTGTTTGTCGGCTTGGTTCGATTGCGTCAAATCCTGAGAGAATCCACTCCTGTCTCCAGCCCTCGCGTGCGTGAAAGTTTCGTCGAAGCCTGCGAACGGATTGGGATCCGACCCGATTCCGTTCGTTTGGTGGTTTCTGATCAAGTCAAGATTCCCATCGCCGCTCGATTGATCCAGTCGGTCGTCGTATTACCTCGTGAGATGGTTCAGGACGATTCGCCATCGGATTTGAGCCAAGTTCTGATTCATGAACTGGCTCATGTGAAACGCCGTGACCAGTGGATCGTGCTTCTTCAGCACCTCGCATCGGCGATCCATTGGTGGAACCCGTTGGTTCATCGTTTGAACCGATGTCTCGCAGAAGCTCGTGAAGAGATTTGCGACAACCATGTGCTCGTGAATTGCGATGCGCCGAGCTATTGCCGGACTCTGTTGCAAATCACCCAGCGTCAAAGTCCGTCAATGGTTCCGTTCGGAGCGGTTGGCTTGTTCACCTCGCGATGGAAGCTCGAACAACGAATCCAATCGCTGCTGAACGCGAATCGAATCCGGGCAACAGCAATGACTTGGAGAGCTCGTTCGTGCGTCGCGATTGGCGTTCTTTTGGTAGTGGCGATGGGTAGCCAATTGGCGATCCCGTTCGTGGCGGTTGAGGCTCAAGTCACGGGCTCCAGCGAATCTCCCGCCAAGGCATCGGTCGCGACCCAGCCGACCGAGGATGTGGAAGAGCCGTTGCAAACTTCGGCCTTTTCGGGATTCGTCAAAGATGAGTTCGGCCGGCCAATTGAGAGAGCGAAGGTGGTTGCCTTTTACCAACTGAAGGAGCAGCGTGAAGTGGCGAGTGCGGTGGACACGACGGACAGGGAAGGTCGTTTTGAATTCACAGACATTCCTTTAACCAGTCCTGGCCTGAGATCGCTTTTCCTTTCTGCATACTCGAGCGGCTGTGCGATTCAATCGAGACACATTCGTCGCAGTCCAGCCTCGCCACCCCTGGAGGCTGCTCGTGTTGACCTGGAATTCGAATTGCAGCCAGCTTCACTCGGTGTCGTCGATGTGGTGGACGAGGAGGGGGAACCGGTCGCCGGGGCAATCCTCACCGAACTGCATTCGAAGGGCGAAGACTCGACGGTTGTGTATCTGCACCGTGACGCTTGGGTTCAACTTGGATTGCCAGTGCCAACATCAGACGCAAACGGCCGTATGGAGATCCCTTCCATTTCGCAAGCCAGCGTTTATGACGTTGAGCTGGTGCATCCCGAATTTGCCAAAACGCCGATTTGGGAAACTCCTCTTTCGGAAACACCTTTGACCGCCGTGATCGAGAAGGGAGATCCGGTCAAATTTGTCGTCACAAGTCCAACAGACTCTGGAAAGATCGATGAGGCCAGAGTTGAAGTCTTGGTCCAGGAGCCAGGTGGGATTTCCATGGTCGTCTGTGACGTACCTGAATCCGGGGTCATCGAGACGCGACTTCGTGATGCTAGCTCGATCATCACGATCAAACACCCAACGCTTGTCAGCCGGTCCTGGTATGCTTACCAGACGAGCAAGCCAACAATGGAGTTCTCGCTTCACCGCACCGGAACGGTTCGAGGCCGGGTGGTTGATACAGAGTCGGGCGAAGGTGTTGAAAATATTTCGGTTCGCTTTGTTGCCAATCGGCGACAACATCACCTCCTACGTACCAATGAGGAGGGCTACTACGATGGTGAGGTTGCGGAAGGCGCGTACTCCGTGCAAATCGAAGATTCTCAGGGTCAATGGAAGATCCCGAAGGACGACCGGCGGGAAATCCATGTTGCGGCCAACCAAACGGTTCAACTGAAGACGTTCACCGCGACCCAGTCTGCTCCGATTCAGGGGCGAGTGCTACTTGAGTCAGGCGAACCCGTTGCGAATGCCATCGTCCTTCAGGGGTTTCGGCAAAAGCCCATCCTGACTGATACCGACGGGAAATTTGCTGTCGTTCGTGGTTCGCGAATGGCTCAGGTGGTGTATGCGATCCATCCGACCAAAAAGTTGTCTCGTGTGATGAGTTTGCCAAACGAAGCAAAAACGCTAGACATGATTCTGGCACCGGAAGGAAGCTTGAGGGGCATCTTCATCGATTCGGCCGGCAACGCTCTTCCGGATGTTCCGGCATCTTTGAAAATGGCATTGTCATCGCGCCCGAACAGAGGATCGACCTTGTCGACAATCATTCGAACCAGACTCACGGATGGACGCGGTACCGTGCGTTTCGATGGTTTGATGGAAGGAGCTCGCTACTCTCTGAACGCAAACGGGAAAGCGAGATCAAGCTTCAGTGAACGATTGCAGAAATCCAGTCGCACATATGATGTTTCTACGGCACCCTGGGAAGTTGTTGAGCTGAAGATCCCTTCCGCCTTGGAAGCCGAACTCAATGAACTGGCCCGGTATCAGCAGGCGCCGGGAACGATCCAGCCACTGAGGGCAACGAATTGGTTGAACGGCGATCCGGTCGATGTTGTTTCGGGAGAAGCGGACTTTCGCCTGATTGTGTTCGGACGATCGAAACACAGTTTCCAAGAAGCGAATCTGGTGCACCAGTTTTATGGTGACCGAGGGGTTCAAGTCGTTGGGGTCGTAGGAAGCAGAGTTTCAGTTCCTGAAATCCGAGATGAATGGGCTGCGTCGCTTGATATCCCGATTGCCGTTGACGATAGCGACGCAAAGATCTTCTCTCGATATGGAGTCGATATTAACGGAGGGGAGTTTTTGTACGATGGAGACGGAAAGTTCATTGAACGATTCGATCGAGGTCGGGACTTGCTTTGGATCATGAGAAATCACGTTTTGTACCGGGATTGA